From Numenius arquata chromosome 4, bNumArq3.hap1.1, whole genome shotgun sequence, a single genomic window includes:
- the VCPIP1 gene encoding deubiquitinating protein VCPIP1: MSQPQQQQQPPPPPPPPSPQQQPQPPPPAAAKKRDRRIFSGTCPDPKCQARLFFPAHGPQSSGSIECTDCGQRHEQRQLLAVEEVTDPDLVLHNLLRNALLGVSGAGPPRRNTELVKVMGLSNYHCKLLAPILARYGMDKQTGKAKLLTEMNQGDIFDCSLLGDRAFLIEPEHVETIGYGKDRSGSLIYLHDTLEDIKKANNSQECLIPVHVDGDGHCLVHAVSRALVGRELFWHALRENLKKHFEENLSHYKALFHDFIDAAEWEDIINECDPLFVPPEGVPMGLRNIHIFGLANVLHRPIILLDSLSGMRSSGDYSATFLPGLVPLEKCMGKDGMLNKPICIAWSSSGRNHYIPLVGIKGAALPKLPRKLLPKAWGVPQDLIKKYIKLEEDGGCVIGGDRSLQDKYLMRLVAAMEEVFMSKHGIHPSLVADVHQYFYRRTGVIGVQPEEVTAAAKKAVMDNRLHRCLICGALSEHHVPPEWLAPGGKLYNLAKSTHGQLRPDKNYSFPLNSLVCSYNPAKDVLVPDYNLSSLTACNWCHSNLVRRVREDGSVSYLDGDRTNTRSTGGKCGCGFKHYWEGKEYDNLPEAFPITLEWGGRVVRETVYWFQYESDTSLNSNVYDVAMKLVTKHFPGEFGSEILVQKVVNTILHQTAKKNPDDYTPVNIDGAHAQRAEDVQQGQELESQLPTKIILTGQKTKTLHKEELNMSKAERTIQQNITDQASVMQKRKSEKLKQEHKGQPRTASPGAVREGPSSAPATPTKTPYSPTSTKEKKIRITTNDGRQSMLTLKCTTTFLELQESIAREFNIPPYLQCIRYGFPPKELLPPKEGMENEPVPLQHGDRIAIEILKGKEEGRQSASAHSARAGKHEDVAVTSKISSKELQEQVDKEMYSLCLLATLMGEDVWSYAKGLPQLFQQGGVFYSIMKKTTGLADGKHCTFPHLPGKNFVYNAAEDRLELCVDAAGHFPIGPDVEELVKEALSQVRAEATSRSREASPSHGMLKLGSGGVVKKKSEQLHNITAFQGKGHSLGTASSSQQHDQRARETPLLRKHSTETDFSPSAKIEPSVFTAASSNSELIRIAPGVVTMRDSRQLDPTLIEAQRKKLQEMVSSIQASMDRHLRDQNTEQSGSVDPSPRKVEAVSSTAKTGSFQAGLPESFSAPGGTEHLNTESTDDNVVNSVGTTFPARSKAQKGNSVEELEEMDSQDAGITNTTEPMDHS, encoded by the exons ATGTctcagccgcagcagcagcaacagccgccgccgccgccgccgccaccgtcgcctcagcagcagccgcagccgccGCCACCGGCCGCCGCCAAGAAGCGGGACCGGCGCATCTTCTCCGGCACCTGCCCCGACCCCAAATGCCAGGCACGGCTCTTCTTCCCGGCCCACGGGCCGCAGAGCAGCGGCAGCATCGAGTGCACGGACTGCGGGCAGCGCCACGAGCAGCGGCAGCTGCTGGCCGTGGAGGAGGTGACCGACCCCGACCTGGTGCTGCACAACCTGCTGCGGAACGCGCTGCTGGGCGTCAgcggggccgggcccccccgcagGAACACCGAGCTCGTCAAAGTCATGGGCCTCTCCAACTACCACTGCAAGCTCCTGGCCCCCATCCTGGCCCGCTACGGTATGGATAAGCAGACTGGCAAAGCCAAGCTCCTCACGGAGATGAACCAGGGAGACATCTTTGACTGCTCCCTCTTGGGTGACCGTGCCTTCCTCATCGAGCCGGAGCACGTCGAAACCATCGGTTACGGAAAGGACCGCTCTGGCAGCCTCATCTACCTGCACGACACCTTGGAAGAcatcaagaaggccaacaacagtCAGGAGTGCCTCATTCCCGTCCATGTGGATGGAGATGGCCACTGCCTTGTCCATGCAGTCTCGCGGGCGCTTGTTGGCAGGGAACTGTTCTGGCATGCTCTGCGAGAGAATCTAAAGAAGCATTTTGAGGAGAATCTGAGTCACTACAAGGCCCTTTTCCACGACTTTATTGATGCAGCAGAGTGGGAGGACATTATCAATGAATGTGACCCTTTGTTTGTTCCTCCAGAAGGTGTGCCAATGGGCCTTAGGAATATTCACATCTTCGGTCTGGCCAACGTGCTTCACCGGCCTATCATCCTGTTAGACTCATTAAGTGGAATGCGAAGCTCTGGAGACTATTCAGCGACGTTCCTCCCCGGTCTGGTACCCCTAGAAAAATGCATGGGAAAAGATGGCATGTTGAACAAGCCAATCTGCATTGCGTGGAGTAGCTCAGGACGTAACCATTATATTCCTCTAGTTGGAATAAAAGGTGCTGCTTTACCTAAACTGCCTAGGAAGCTACTTCCTAAAGCCTGGGGAGTTCCTCAAGACCTCATCAAAAAGTACATCAAGTTAGAGGAGGATGGTGGTTGTGTTATTGGAGGAGACAGAAGTTTGCAAGACAAGTACTTGATGAGGCTCGTTGCTGCCATGGAGGAGGTTTTCATGAGTAAACATGGTATCCATCCCAGTCTTGTAGCTGATGTACATCAGTATTTCTACAGAAGGACTGGTGTAATAGGAGTCCAGCCTGAAGAAGTCACTGCAGCTGCCAAAAAAGCAGTGATGGACAACCGCCTTCACAGGTGCCTCATCTGCGGGGCCCTTTCTGAGCATCACGTTCCTCCAGAGTGGCTGGCTCCTGGGGGGAAACTCTATAACCTGGCAAAAAGTACCCATGGCCAGCTAAGGCCTGACAAAAATTACAGTTTCCCCCTGAACAGTTTGGTGTGTTCTTACAACCCGGCGAAGGATGTGCTGGTACCAGACTATAACCTGAGTAGTTTGACTGCTTGTAACTGGTGTCACAGTAACTTAGTGCGTCGTGTCAGAGAAGATGGGTCTGTTTCATATTTGGATGGAGACAGAACTAATACCAGGTCCACAGGTGGGAAATGTGGCTGTGGATTCAAGCACTACTGGGAAGGTAAAGAATATGATAATCTCCCTGAAGCTTTTCCTATCACTCTAGAGTGGGGTGGAAGAGTGGTGAGAGAGACAGTCTACTGGTTCCAGTATGAAAGCGACACATCTCTGAACAGCAATGTGTATGACGTCGCCATGAAACTGGTTACCAAGCACTTCCCTGGTGAATTTGGTAGCGAGATTCTCGTTCAGAAAGTTGTCAACACAATATTGCACCAAACTGCCAAAAAGAACCCCGATGATTATACCCCTGTAAATATCGATGGTGCTCACGCCCAAAGAGCTGAGGATGTACAGCAAGGACAAGAGTTGGAGTCGCAACttccaaccaaaattattttGACTGGACAGAAGACGAAAACTTTGCACAAGGAGGAGTTGAATATGAGCAAAGCCGAAAGAACTATTCAGCAGAACATCACAGACCAGGCTTCCGTAATGCaaaagaggaaaagtgaaaaattgaaaCAAGAGCATAAAGGGCAACCTAGGACTGCTTCTCCTGGGGCTGTTCGTGAGGGGCCATCATCTGCACCTGCTACACCGACAAAAACCCCGTATTCTCCAACatctacaaaagaaaagaaaatccggATAACCACAAATGACGGGAGGCAGTCGATGCTTACCTTGAAGTGCACTACCACCTTCTTAGAACTACAGGAGAGCATAGCGAGAGAATTTAATATTCCTCCATATTTGCAATGTATTCGCTATGGCTTTCCTCCTAAAGAGCTTCTGCCTCCCAAAGAAGGGATGGAAAACGAGCCTGTTCCTTTGCAGCACGGTGACAGGATTGCTATAGAAATCCTGAAAGGtaaggaggaaggcaggcagtcTGCCTCAGCACACTCTGCCCGGGCCGGGAAGCACGAAGATGTTGCTGTGACGAGTAAAATCTCAtcgaaggagctgcaggagcaagTGGATAAGGAGATGTATTCTCTGTGTCTTCTAGCAACGTTAATGG GAGAAGATGTTTGGTCTTACGCAAAGGGGCTTCCTCAGTTGTTTCAGCAGGGTGGAGTATTCTACAGCATAATGAAGAAAACCACag GTTTGGCTGATGGCAAGCACTGTACTTTCCCACATCTGCCTGGTAAAAACTTTGTGTACAATGCGGCAGAAGACAGATTAGAGCTGTGTGTGGATGCCGCTGGGCACTTCCCCATTGGTCCCGACGTCGAAGAGCTGGTTAAAGAGGCCTTGAGTCAAGTGCGAGCAGAAGCTACTTCAAGAAGCAGAGAAGCGAGTCCGTCGCACGGAATGCTGAAGCTGGGTAGCGGTGGAGtagtgaaaaagaaatctgaacagCTGCATAACATAACTGCGTTTCAAGGAAAGGGCCATTCCCTAGGAACTGCATCCAGTAGCCAACAGCACGATCAAAGAGCCAGGGAAACGCCACTTTTAAGAAAGCATAGCACAGAAACGGACTTCAGTCCTTCTGCTAAAATTGAGCCTTCCGTATTCACAGCTGCCTCCAGTAACAGCGAGCTGATCCGAATTGCGCCGGGAGTCGTGACGATGAGAGACAGCAGGCAGCTCGACCCCACTTTGATTGAGGCACAGAGAAAAAAGTTACAGGAAATGGTCTCTTCCATTCAGGCTTCGATGGATAGACATTTGCGGGATCAGAATACAGAGCAGTCAGGGTCAGTTGATCCATCTCCGAGGAAAGTAGAGGCAGTGAGTTCAACTGCTAAAACTGGGAGCTTTCAGGCTGGTTTGCCCGAATCGTTCTCTGCGCCGGGTGGTACCGAACACTTGAATACAGAATCAACTGATGATAATGTGGTGAATTCTGTGGGAACAACATTCCCTGCGAGGTCTAAAGCACAAAAGGGAAATTCTGTTGAGGAGCTTGAGGAGATGGATAGTCAAGATGCAGGAATCACTAATACAACTGAGCCAATGGATCACTCTTGA
- the MYBL1 gene encoding myb-related protein A isoform X2 — MAKRPRSEEDDDLQYVDHDYEVPQQKGLKKICNRVKWTRDEDERLKKLVEQNGTDDWAFIASHLQNRSDFQCQHRWQKVLNPELIKGPWTKEEDQRVIELVQKYGPKRWSLIAKHLKGRIGKQCRERWHNHLNPEVKKSSWTEEEDRIIYEAHKRLGNRWAEIAKLLPGRTDNSIKNHWNSTMRRKVEQEGYLQDGIKSERASSSKLQPQPCLTMEHLHTQNQFYVPVQTHIQAYQYASPEGSCLEHASASSNLVQQSFIDDDPDKEKKIKELELLLMSAENEIRRKQVISPGSLPCWSGSFVTEDCVSNTLNSLGEQTSEFYSMDETHGTSVQQNSPPRYLAVEANTMLSSLQTIPEFAETLELIESDPVAWSDVTSFELSEAVTSPVKPAPVKLMRIQHNEGTAECQYNVSVVLDGKKHSSTSEEEEAVFPTTPNVTKFSTPPSILRKKKRLRVGQSPVNELNDGLCNDAINVALKHTPVKTLPFSPSQFFNTCSGNEQFNLENPPFTSTPICGQKVLITTPLHKEMTPKDQKENVGFRTPTIRRSLLGSTPRTPTPFKNALAAQEKKYGPLKLTSQPLAFLEEDIREVLKEETGTDIFLKEEDDTVYKGCKQEHNSSKKVRKSLVLDPWEKEEVGAQRFTEDNSLDVQSNCEWEAVVYGKTEDQLIMTEQARRYLSTYTATTSTSRALIL; from the exons ATGGCGAAGAGACCGCGCAG TGAGGAAGATGATGACCTTCAATATGTGGATCATGACTATGAAGTACCACAGCAAAAAGGTTTGAAGAAGATATGTAACAGGGTGAAATGGACACGTGATGAG GATGAAAGGCTAAAGAAGCTGGTGGAACAAAATGGTACAGATGATTGGGCTTTCATTGCTAGTCATCTACAA AATCGTTCAGATTTTCAGTGCCAGCATCGATGGCAGAAGGTATTAAACCCAGAACTGATTAAAGGTCCCTGGACTAAAGAAGAAGATCAGAGG GTTATTGAATTAGTTCAGAAGTATGGTCCAAAGCGCTGGTCTCTAATTGCAAAACACCTGAAAGGAAGAATAGGCAAACAATGCAGAGAGAGATGGCATAATCATCTCAATCCAGAGGTAAAGAAGTCTTCATGGACAGAAGAGGAGGACAGAATAATCTATGAAGCTCACAAGCGTTTGGGAAACCGATGGGCTGAAATAGCAAAGCTTCTTCCTGGAAG GACTGATAATTCGATTAAAAATCACTGGAATTCAACAATGCGAAGAAAAGTGGAACAGGAAGGATATTTACAAGATGGTATAAAGTCTGAAAGAGCTAGTTCATCCAAACTTCAGCCCCAGCCTTGTCTGACTATGGAGCACTTGCACACTCAGAATCAATTTTACGTACCTGTTCAGACACAT ATTCAAGCGTACCAGTATGCCTCACCAGAAGGCAGCTGTCTAGAACATGCTTCAGCTTCTTCCAACTTAGTTCAG CAGTCATTTATTGATGATGATcctgataaagaaaagaaaataaaagaacttgAATTGCTACTTATGTCAGCAGAGAACgaaatcagaagaaaacaagt TATTTCAC CTGGAAGCTTACCTTGTTGGTCTGGGAGTTTTGTCACGGAAGATTGTGTGTCTAATACACTAAATAGCCTTGGGGAACAAACCAGCGAGTTCTACAGCATGGATGAGACCCATGGCACATCCGTTCAGCAGAATTCACCCCCTAGGTATTTGGCTGTGGAAGCAAACACAATGTTATCATCTCTACAAACCATTCCAGAATTTGCAGAGACGCTAGAGCTTATTGAATCT GATCCTGTAGCATGGAGTGATGTCACAAGTTTTGAGCTTTCGGAGGCTGTAACATCTCCTGTCAAGCCAGCTCCAGTAAAACTAATGCGGATTCAACACAACGAAGGGACTGCTGAGTGCCAGTATAATGTCAGCGTCGTGCTTGACGGCAAAAAACACAGTAGCaccagtgaggaagaggaagcagtTTTTCCAACAACACCAAACGTAACTAAATTCAGCACTCCACCTTCTAtcctaagaaagaaaaagagattgcgTGTTGGGCAATCACCAGTTAATGAACTGAATGATGGCTTGTGTAATGATGCCATCAATGTTGCACTAAAGCATACACCAGTGAAAACACTACCATTTTCTCCATCACAG TTTTTCAACACTTGCTCTGGAAATGAACAATTTAACCTTGAAAATCCTCCATTTACATCGACTCCAATCTGTGGGCAGAAAGTTCTTATTACGACTCCTCTACACAAGGAAATGACACCAAAAGATCAAAAGGAAAATGTGGG TTTTAGAACTCCCACAATTCGAAGATCTCTTTTGGGTTCAACACCAAGGACTCCAactccttttaaaaatgctttggctgctcaggaaaaaaagtatgGTCCCCTCAAACTTACG TCACAACCACTTGCCTTCTTGGAGGAAGACATTAGGGAAGTTTTGAAAGAGGAAACTGGAACAGATATATTTCTCAAGGAGGAAGATGATACTGTGTATAAAGGCTGCAAGCAAGAG CACAACTCTTCTAAAAAAGTCAGAAAGTCGCTGGTCCTAGATCCGTGGGAAAAAGAAGAGGTTGGTGCCCAGCGCTTCACAGAAGATAATAGTTTAGATGTACAG
- the MYBL1 gene encoding myb-related protein A isoform X1 codes for MAKRPRSEEDDDLQYVDHDYEVPQQKGLKKICNRVKWTRDEDERLKKLVEQNGTDDWAFIASHLQNRSDFQCQHRWQKVLNPELIKGPWTKEEDQRVIELVQKYGPKRWSLIAKHLKGRIGKQCRERWHNHLNPEVKKSSWTEEEDRIIYEAHKRLGNRWAEIAKLLPGRTDNSIKNHWNSTMRRKVEQEGYLQDGIKSERASSSKLQPQPCLTMEHLHTQNQFYVPVQTHIQAYQYASPEGSCLEHASASSNLVQQSFIDDDPDKEKKIKELELLLMSAENEIRRKQVSSQAGSLPCWSGSFVTEDCVSNTLNSLGEQTSEFYSMDETHGTSVQQNSPPRYLAVEANTMLSSLQTIPEFAETLELIESDPVAWSDVTSFELSEAVTSPVKPAPVKLMRIQHNEGTAECQYNVSVVLDGKKHSSTSEEEEAVFPTTPNVTKFSTPPSILRKKKRLRVGQSPVNELNDGLCNDAINVALKHTPVKTLPFSPSQFFNTCSGNEQFNLENPPFTSTPICGQKVLITTPLHKEMTPKDQKENVGFRTPTIRRSLLGSTPRTPTPFKNALAAQEKKYGPLKLTSQPLAFLEEDIREVLKEETGTDIFLKEEDDTVYKGCKQEHNSSKKVRKSLVLDPWEKEEVGAQRFTEDNSLDVQSNCEWEAVVYGKTEDQLIMTEQARRYLSTYTATTSTSRALIL; via the exons ATGGCGAAGAGACCGCGCAG TGAGGAAGATGATGACCTTCAATATGTGGATCATGACTATGAAGTACCACAGCAAAAAGGTTTGAAGAAGATATGTAACAGGGTGAAATGGACACGTGATGAG GATGAAAGGCTAAAGAAGCTGGTGGAACAAAATGGTACAGATGATTGGGCTTTCATTGCTAGTCATCTACAA AATCGTTCAGATTTTCAGTGCCAGCATCGATGGCAGAAGGTATTAAACCCAGAACTGATTAAAGGTCCCTGGACTAAAGAAGAAGATCAGAGG GTTATTGAATTAGTTCAGAAGTATGGTCCAAAGCGCTGGTCTCTAATTGCAAAACACCTGAAAGGAAGAATAGGCAAACAATGCAGAGAGAGATGGCATAATCATCTCAATCCAGAGGTAAAGAAGTCTTCATGGACAGAAGAGGAGGACAGAATAATCTATGAAGCTCACAAGCGTTTGGGAAACCGATGGGCTGAAATAGCAAAGCTTCTTCCTGGAAG GACTGATAATTCGATTAAAAATCACTGGAATTCAACAATGCGAAGAAAAGTGGAACAGGAAGGATATTTACAAGATGGTATAAAGTCTGAAAGAGCTAGTTCATCCAAACTTCAGCCCCAGCCTTGTCTGACTATGGAGCACTTGCACACTCAGAATCAATTTTACGTACCTGTTCAGACACAT ATTCAAGCGTACCAGTATGCCTCACCAGAAGGCAGCTGTCTAGAACATGCTTCAGCTTCTTCCAACTTAGTTCAG CAGTCATTTATTGATGATGATcctgataaagaaaagaaaataaaagaacttgAATTGCTACTTATGTCAGCAGAGAACgaaatcagaagaaaacaagtGTCTTCT CAAGCTGGAAGCTTACCTTGTTGGTCTGGGAGTTTTGTCACGGAAGATTGTGTGTCTAATACACTAAATAGCCTTGGGGAACAAACCAGCGAGTTCTACAGCATGGATGAGACCCATGGCACATCCGTTCAGCAGAATTCACCCCCTAGGTATTTGGCTGTGGAAGCAAACACAATGTTATCATCTCTACAAACCATTCCAGAATTTGCAGAGACGCTAGAGCTTATTGAATCT GATCCTGTAGCATGGAGTGATGTCACAAGTTTTGAGCTTTCGGAGGCTGTAACATCTCCTGTCAAGCCAGCTCCAGTAAAACTAATGCGGATTCAACACAACGAAGGGACTGCTGAGTGCCAGTATAATGTCAGCGTCGTGCTTGACGGCAAAAAACACAGTAGCaccagtgaggaagaggaagcagtTTTTCCAACAACACCAAACGTAACTAAATTCAGCACTCCACCTTCTAtcctaagaaagaaaaagagattgcgTGTTGGGCAATCACCAGTTAATGAACTGAATGATGGCTTGTGTAATGATGCCATCAATGTTGCACTAAAGCATACACCAGTGAAAACACTACCATTTTCTCCATCACAG TTTTTCAACACTTGCTCTGGAAATGAACAATTTAACCTTGAAAATCCTCCATTTACATCGACTCCAATCTGTGGGCAGAAAGTTCTTATTACGACTCCTCTACACAAGGAAATGACACCAAAAGATCAAAAGGAAAATGTGGG TTTTAGAACTCCCACAATTCGAAGATCTCTTTTGGGTTCAACACCAAGGACTCCAactccttttaaaaatgctttggctgctcaggaaaaaaagtatgGTCCCCTCAAACTTACG TCACAACCACTTGCCTTCTTGGAGGAAGACATTAGGGAAGTTTTGAAAGAGGAAACTGGAACAGATATATTTCTCAAGGAGGAAGATGATACTGTGTATAAAGGCTGCAAGCAAGAG CACAACTCTTCTAAAAAAGTCAGAAAGTCGCTGGTCCTAGATCCGTGGGAAAAAGAAGAGGTTGGTGCCCAGCGCTTCACAGAAGATAATAGTTTAGATGTACAG